A window of the Methanomassiliicoccales archaeon genome harbors these coding sequences:
- a CDS encoding DUF1156 domain-containing protein — translation MERRLIEEAFPIAEVSKESRREKNIRQGHISTLHIWWARRPLAASRTTAFAALVPAPKDQKEREKLLERVKNIAPWEFVSQNNEANRKVLEELRELIRNAHGGRPPKVLDPFAGGGAIPLEALRLGCETYALDYSPVAVLILKCVLEYPQRYGKELLEAVRKWGQWVLEEARKELAQFYPPDKDGAIPVGYIWARTIPCQNPACGAEIPLMRQTWLAKKANRRIALRMIPRKPSFPSPSVPSPLWGEGQAEGSPFLLPRGEGQVEGPPFPVPRGEGQGESPFPSPHWGEVKGEGPSDFPSPHRGEGLGEGAKPWVDFEIVEGKAIDFDPEEGTVSRARVRCPVCGATIDDDTTRKLFQEGKAGQRMVAVVLHYPSRAGKFYRLATAQDMEVFRAAERALEEKRQKL, via the coding sequence ATGGAGCGGCGGCTTATTGAAGAGGCATTCCCCATCGCCGAGGTCTCAAAGGAATCCCGGCGGGAGAAGAACATTCGGCAGGGCCATATTTCCACGTTGCACATTTGGTGGGCCCGCCGGCCGCTGGCGGCCTCCCGCACCACCGCCTTCGCCGCCTTGGTCCCCGCTCCTAAAGACCAAAAGGAACGCGAGAAACTTCTGGAACGCGTGAAAAACATTGCTCCCTGGGAATTTGTCTCCCAAAACAACGAGGCGAACAGGAAAGTGTTGGAAGAGCTTCGGGAGCTCATCCGAAATGCCCATGGCGGAAGGCCGCCCAAAGTTCTCGATCCTTTCGCCGGTGGCGGGGCCATTCCTCTAGAAGCATTGCGCTTGGGATGCGAGACCTACGCCCTTGACTACAGCCCCGTGGCCGTACTCATCCTGAAATGCGTTTTGGAGTACCCCCAACGCTACGGAAAGGAGCTTCTTGAGGCCGTGCGCAAATGGGGCCAATGGGTTTTGGAGGAAGCGCGCAAGGAACTGGCCCAGTTTTATCCGCCCGATAAGGACGGAGCGATTCCCGTGGGCTACATCTGGGCCCGCACCATTCCCTGCCAGAACCCGGCCTGCGGCGCAGAAATCCCCCTCATGCGCCAAACCTGGCTCGCGAAAAAAGCCAATCGCCGCATAGCCCTGCGCATGATCCCTCGCAAACCTTCTTTCCCCTCACCCTCTGTCCCCTCTCCCCTCTGGGGAGAGGGCCAGGCTGAGGGATCCCCTTTCCTCCTCCCTCGAGGAGAGGGTCAGGTTGAGGGGCCTCCTTTTCCCGTTCCCAGGGGAGAGGGCCAGGGTGAGTCTCCTTTTCCATCTCCCCACTGGGGAGAGGTTAAGGGTGAGGGGCCTTCAGACTTTCCCTCTCCCCACCGGGGAGAGGGTCTGGGTGAGGGGGCCAAACCCTGGGTGGACTTCGAGATCGTGGAGGGAAAAGCCATCGACTTTGATCCTGAGGAAGGGACTGTTTCCAGGGCCCGGGTGCGTTGTCCGGTGTGCGGGGCCACCATTGACGACGACACCACCCGCAAACTTTTTCAGGAAGGAAAGGCCGGCCAGCGCATGGTGGCCGTGGTTCTGCACTATCCGAGTCGTGCGGGGAAGTTCTACCGCCTGGCCACAGCCCAGGACATGGAAGTTTTTCGCGCCGCCGAACGAGCCTTGGAAGAGAAACGCCAAAAACTCTG